One window of Thermocoleostomius sinensis A174 genomic DNA carries:
- a CDS encoding adenylate/guanylate cyclase domain-containing protein, giving the protein MVTAQSTPQLILRTESGSRYLSLIGGNCWTVGRGDDNNFVLPDRWISRNHAMLQRMETGEYYLIDLGSRNGSFVNGRRVSVPVTLQNGDQLTFGQTELEFFAPNVEQVPDNLSSDSQEFTATATLHVRRLISVLVVDIRNFTGMTRQIDEKILSEVIGTWFRCAGDIIREYGSWVDKYIGDAVMAVWIHGAQGVSPKEMICIMRALNALQKMTSRLHERYPLPFPLQIGAGLNTGYAMVGNTGTGDRPDYTALGDTVNAAFRLESCTKQIGMDVALGETTYEYLTKSGIDDRLFQQQTVSLKGYDTPTITYAGTFDDLEGFLTLVKESEG; this is encoded by the coding sequence GTGGTGACTGCACAATCCACTCCTCAATTGATACTGAGAACTGAGTCGGGTAGTCGTTATCTTTCTCTGATTGGCGGCAATTGCTGGACTGTTGGCCGAGGAGATGATAACAATTTTGTTTTACCCGATCGCTGGATCTCCCGAAACCACGCGATGCTGCAACGCATGGAGACTGGAGAATATTACCTCATTGATCTGGGTAGTCGAAATGGTTCCTTCGTAAATGGTCGTCGAGTGAGTGTGCCTGTGACCCTCCAAAACGGCGATCAATTGACATTTGGACAAACAGAGCTAGAGTTTTTTGCTCCCAATGTCGAGCAGGTGCCAGACAATCTCAGCAGCGATTCACAAGAATTTACTGCTACTGCTACGCTGCATGTACGCCGATTAATTTCAGTCTTGGTGGTAGATATTCGTAACTTTACGGGAATGACGCGCCAAATCGATGAAAAAATTCTGTCTGAAGTGATTGGGACTTGGTTTCGCTGCGCTGGTGACATCATCCGCGAGTATGGCAGTTGGGTTGATAAATACATTGGCGATGCGGTCATGGCCGTTTGGATTCATGGAGCACAGGGGGTAAGTCCTAAAGAAATGATTTGTATTATGCGTGCGCTTAATGCTCTCCAAAAGATGACAAGTCGCTTACATGAACGCTATCCGTTGCCTTTTCCCCTACAGATTGGAGCCGGATTAAATACGGGATATGCCATGGTCGGTAATACGGGCACGGGCGATCGCCCTGACTATACGGCATTGGGGGATACGGTGAATGCGGCTTTTCGTTTAGAGTCTTGCACCAAGCAAATTGGGATGGATGTCGCGCTAGGAGAAACGACCTACGAATATTTGACAAAGTCTGGAATAGACGATCGCTTGTTTCAACAGCAAACAGTGAGTTTAAAGGGATACGATACTCCTACAATCACTTATGCAGGCACGTTTGACGATTTGGAAGGATTTCTGACATTGGTCAAAGAAAGTGAAGGTTAA
- a CDS encoding succinate--CoA ligase subunit beta: protein MELLEYQAKELFRQMGIPVLPSQRIYQPRDLRSLTVPYPIALKSQVHTSRRGKAGGIRFVENTIDAMAVAQTIFHLPIQGNYPELLLAEAKYDAEHEFYLAVVLDSSSRRPVLLGSQYGGEDVEAHLDQMQQVIVEREFSPFYARRLALKMGVEGTLIQSVSAIVEKMYTLFIHYDLDLIEINPLGINVTGDLMALDGKVTINDAALGRHTGLGQLFPSLLSQSSLQTPSGGLNRVELEGNIGVLCNGAGLAMATLDLIHQAKGKPAGFVDVGGEYRQSGSRLSLQESLQHGLDWIQQVPEVTVILINLIGSTFSCLEVANAIADSWNTRVFANGSLVASPQLVVRLVGDDFALAQAHLSSLHVPVFDRLDDAIAYAIKLTI, encoded by the coding sequence ATGGAACTGCTAGAGTACCAAGCCAAAGAACTATTTCGCCAGATGGGAATTCCGGTTCTTCCATCTCAGCGTATTTATCAACCCAGAGATTTACGCAGTCTCACAGTTCCGTATCCGATCGCGCTGAAATCGCAAGTACACACCAGTAGGCGCGGAAAAGCAGGCGGCATTCGCTTTGTGGAAAATACGATTGACGCCATGGCTGTTGCCCAGACGATTTTTCACCTACCGATCCAGGGCAATTACCCAGAGCTATTGCTAGCTGAAGCTAAATATGATGCCGAACACGAGTTTTACCTGGCTGTTGTTCTAGATAGCTCTAGCCGACGCCCAGTACTACTTGGTTCTCAGTATGGCGGCGAGGATGTCGAGGCTCACCTAGATCAAATGCAACAGGTAATTGTAGAGCGCGAATTTTCTCCATTTTATGCGCGGCGATTGGCACTCAAGATGGGGGTAGAGGGGACTCTGATTCAGTCGGTCAGCGCTATTGTTGAGAAAATGTACACGCTATTTATTCACTACGATCTCGATCTTATCGAGATTAACCCACTGGGAATCAATGTCACGGGTGACTTAATGGCCCTCGATGGTAAAGTCACCATCAACGATGCCGCGTTGGGGCGACATACCGGGTTGGGGCAATTATTTCCTAGCTTGTTAAGCCAGTCCTCCCTGCAAACACCCAGTGGAGGGCTGAATCGAGTAGAACTAGAGGGCAATATTGGAGTGTTATGTAATGGGGCGGGTTTAGCCATGGCTACCCTAGATTTAATTCATCAAGCCAAGGGCAAACCGGCTGGGTTTGTTGATGTAGGAGGAGAGTATCGGCAAAGCGGGTCGAGGCTGTCGTTGCAAGAAAGCCTGCAACACGGACTCGATTGGATTCAACAGGTTCCTGAAGTGACTGTGATCTTGATCAATTTAATTGGCAGTACCTTTTCTTGCTTGGAAGTTGCCAATGCGATCGCCGACAGTTGGAACACTCGGGTGTTTGCCAATGGTTCTTTGGTGGCTTCCCCGCAGTTGGTAGTGCGGTTGGTCGGTGACGATTTTGCCTTAGCCCAAGCACACCTATCTTCGCTGCATGTGCCTGTTTTCGATCGCCTAGATGATGCCATTGCCTATGCCATTAAACTAACGATTTGA
- the ald gene encoding alanine dehydrogenase: MEIGVPKETKDQEFRVGLSPSSVRGLCDSGHMVFVETDAGLGAGFTNEDYLQAGAKIVAEAKDAWNRDMVVKVKEPLPPEFPLIQKGQILFTYLHLAAARPLTEHLIQAGVTAIAYETVELPNHSLPLLTPMSIIAGRLSVQFGARYLERQQGGRGVLLGGVPGVSPGRVVILGGGVVGTEAAKMAVGLGAQVQILDINLERLAYLETLFGSRVELLYSNAAQIERVVPDADLLIGAVLVPGRKAPTLVSREFVAKMRSGSVIVDVAVDQGGCIETLHPTSHTHPTYVEAGVVHYGVPNMPGAVPWTATQALNNSTFPYVLKLANQGLKALDADPSLAKGLNVADHKLVHPAVREVFADLV, from the coding sequence ATGGAAATTGGTGTGCCAAAGGAGACAAAGGATCAAGAGTTTCGGGTTGGGTTAAGCCCCAGCAGTGTGCGAGGATTGTGCGACAGTGGGCACATGGTGTTTGTGGAGACCGACGCTGGACTGGGGGCCGGGTTTACCAATGAGGACTATCTTCAAGCAGGTGCCAAGATTGTAGCCGAGGCAAAAGATGCTTGGAATCGCGACATGGTAGTCAAGGTGAAGGAACCTCTGCCGCCCGAATTTCCCTTGATTCAAAAAGGACAAATTTTATTTACTTACCTGCATTTAGCTGCCGCACGCCCCTTAACAGAACATCTGATTCAGGCGGGAGTAACGGCGATCGCCTACGAAACAGTAGAATTACCAAACCATAGCCTGCCACTGTTGACCCCAATGAGTATTATTGCTGGCCGGCTCTCAGTACAGTTTGGGGCACGGTATTTAGAACGGCAACAAGGAGGACGTGGGGTTCTGTTGGGCGGGGTTCCAGGGGTCAGTCCTGGGCGCGTTGTCATCTTGGGCGGTGGTGTGGTGGGAACAGAAGCAGCTAAGATGGCGGTGGGGTTGGGCGCACAGGTGCAAATTCTAGACATTAATTTGGAGCGTCTTGCTTACTTAGAGACCTTGTTTGGTTCGCGGGTAGAACTGTTATATAGCAATGCCGCTCAAATAGAGCGAGTCGTTCCTGACGCCGATCTCCTGATTGGTGCAGTTCTTGTGCCGGGTCGTAAAGCTCCTACACTGGTGTCTCGCGAGTTTGTGGCAAAAATGCGATCGGGTTCTGTCATTGTAGACGTGGCCGTTGATCAAGGAGGCTGCATTGAAACGCTGCATCCTACATCTCATACGCATCCTACCTATGTCGAGGCAGGTGTTGTCCACTATGGTGTTCCTAATATGCCGGGGGCTGTGCCTTGGACGGCTACACAAGCTTTAAACAACAGCACCTTTCCCTATGTGCTCAAATTAGCAAACCAAGGTCTCAAAGCATTAGATGCTGATCCATCGCTGGCCAAAGGATTAAACGTTGCAGACCACAAGCTGGTTCATCCGGCCGTGCGAGAAGTATTTGCTGATTTGGTCTAG
- a CDS encoding DUF3120 domain-containing protein, translating to MRLHWLFFLVAAFLVSVPVVAQAALVRSFPWLSLGLTTGWLWLSQSLRSRHATHLWGDLLLGFSWTWLAGSIYWGWLRWEPFWHLPIEAIGLPFAMFSLSRGLDKIGNWFYLGSLFGTAVTDLYFYLVDLIPHWRQIMLTDPSLVQPIFQSALTRVETPWGISCAISLALLLLVTGCWPLRSSHVHGWAFSGAVLSTVLVDGLFWLAAKLS from the coding sequence ATGCGGCTTCACTGGCTGTTTTTCCTGGTCGCTGCCTTTTTAGTCTCTGTTCCGGTCGTTGCTCAGGCCGCGTTAGTGCGATCGTTTCCCTGGTTGAGCCTTGGTTTAACCACCGGATGGCTGTGGCTGAGTCAATCGTTGCGATCGCGGCACGCAACCCATCTGTGGGGCGATTTACTGTTGGGGTTCAGTTGGACATGGTTGGCGGGTTCAATTTATTGGGGATGGCTGCGTTGGGAACCATTTTGGCACCTGCCCATCGAGGCGATCGGGCTGCCGTTCGCGATGTTCAGTCTCAGCCGAGGATTGGACAAGATCGGTAATTGGTTTTATCTAGGATCGCTGTTCGGTACAGCTGTAACCGACTTGTATTTTTACTTAGTAGATTTAATTCCGCATTGGCGGCAAATCATGCTTACCGATCCCAGCTTGGTGCAACCGATTTTCCAGAGTGCCCTGACTCGCGTAGAGACGCCGTGGGGCATTAGCTGCGCAATTAGCCTAGCTCTGCTGCTGTTGGTAACTGGCTGTTGGCCGCTGCGGTCTTCCCATGTGCACGGGTGGGCGTTTAGTGGTGCTGTTCTCAGTACGGTGTTAGTGGATGGATTATTTTGGTTGGCTGCCAAACTGTCCTAG
- a CDS encoding Rrf2 family transcriptional regulator — MKLTTRGHYSVKALLDLSLQPNYGPTSVKAIAQRQDLPAPYLEKLLIELRRAKLVESIRGAQGGYRLAQAPNQISLGQILEAVGETIDPLPKHFPEADQAEDWVTYTVWYRLHQKLKEALYSITLEDLYYDARSWQAIQGEAGSFVV, encoded by the coding sequence ATGAAATTAACAACTCGTGGACATTACAGTGTAAAAGCCTTGCTGGATTTAAGCCTGCAACCAAACTATGGCCCTACTTCTGTAAAAGCGATCGCGCAACGGCAAGACCTGCCTGCACCGTATCTAGAGAAGCTTTTGATTGAATTGAGACGAGCGAAATTAGTTGAATCAATTCGAGGTGCACAAGGTGGTTATCGGTTAGCTCAAGCGCCCAATCAAATTTCCCTCGGACAAATTCTAGAAGCAGTAGGTGAAACAATTGATCCGCTACCAAAGCATTTTCCTGAGGCTGACCAGGCCGAAGATTGGGTAACGTATACGGTCTGGTATCGGTTGCACCAAAAACTCAAGGAAGCTTTATACAGTATTACTCTAGAAGATCTCTATTACGATGCTCGCAGTTGGCAAGCGATTCAAGGCGAGGCCGGAAGTTTTGTAGTGTGA
- the mgtE gene encoding magnesium transporter, with translation MNEDQDLTITTTAISRRELRELVRSQLEMLLEQNNFPGAKALLIPVQPADVAEAIEGLPEPMQVIAFRLLSKGEAIEVYEHLDSTVQQSLIEEFKRQDVLDIVDKMSPDDRARLFDELPAKVVSQLLAQLSPEERTATALLLGYEAGTAGRIMTPEYISLKENWTIAQALERIRRLANASETIYYLYVTDSARRLTGILSLRALVTAQPDQTIGDIMVREVVSVQTDTDQEEVARLIQRYDFLAVPVVDTEQRFVGIITVDDVIDVLEEETTEDIYTLGGVQSGADSYFQTSLLTVARRRVVWLFVLLITNTVTSAVIRSQEDVLQQVVALAAFIPLLIGTGGNVGAQSSTVVIRGLNTDEIGRKTTLTIVGRETIAGLLLGLMLGIVVFVWAYVLQGNLVVAIAVGISLIAIAVLASVAGSALPFLFQFLGLDPALMSAPFITTAVDVLGVLIYLNTARLILDIQ, from the coding sequence CTGAACGAAGATCAAGACCTAACCATCACAACAACGGCAATCTCCCGTCGAGAATTGCGCGAGTTAGTGCGCTCGCAGCTAGAAATGCTCTTGGAACAAAACAACTTTCCAGGGGCGAAAGCGTTGTTGATCCCAGTGCAACCCGCCGATGTGGCCGAAGCGATCGAAGGGTTGCCAGAACCCATGCAGGTAATTGCCTTTCGTTTGTTATCTAAAGGGGAGGCGATCGAAGTCTATGAACATCTTGATTCAACGGTTCAACAAAGCTTAATTGAGGAATTCAAGCGTCAGGATGTATTGGACATTGTCGATAAGATGTCACCTGACGATCGAGCACGGTTGTTTGACGAACTGCCTGCCAAAGTCGTCAGCCAGTTATTGGCTCAGTTAAGCCCCGAAGAGCGAACTGCAACCGCATTGCTGCTGGGGTACGAAGCTGGAACCGCCGGGCGAATCATGACGCCCGAATATATTTCACTGAAAGAAAACTGGACAATTGCTCAGGCACTAGAGCGAATCCGGAGACTGGCAAATGCCAGTGAAACCATCTATTACCTGTATGTCACTGATAGTGCTCGGCGGCTGACTGGGATTTTGTCGTTGCGAGCGCTGGTGACAGCCCAACCTGATCAAACGATCGGTGACATCATGGTCAGAGAGGTGGTGTCTGTTCAAACTGATACCGATCAAGAAGAAGTCGCTCGGCTCATTCAACGCTATGATTTTTTGGCAGTTCCAGTAGTAGATACCGAGCAGCGATTTGTTGGCATCATTACAGTCGATGATGTCATTGATGTACTAGAAGAAGAAACAACAGAGGATATTTACACCCTGGGAGGAGTACAGTCCGGAGCCGATAGCTACTTCCAAACAAGTTTGTTGACGGTCGCTCGGCGGCGTGTAGTTTGGCTATTTGTACTTCTGATTACAAATACAGTCACTTCAGCCGTGATTCGCAGTCAAGAGGACGTTTTGCAACAAGTAGTAGCATTGGCGGCGTTTATTCCTCTATTGATTGGCACAGGTGGCAATGTGGGGGCCCAATCCTCAACGGTGGTAATTCGCGGGCTAAACACTGATGAAATTGGCAGGAAAACAACCCTAACGATCGTAGGGCGTGAGACGATCGCGGGCCTACTCCTAGGACTGATGTTGGGAATTGTGGTATTTGTGTGGGCCTATGTGCTACAAGGCAATTTGGTGGTGGCGATCGCGGTTGGCATCAGCTTAATTGCCATTGCGGTGCTGGCCTCGGTGGCAGGATCGGCCTTGCCGTTTCTGTTTCAATTTTTGGGTCTTGATCCGGCTCTGATGTCGGCTCCGTTCATTACCACAGCGGTGGATGTGTTAGGAGTGTTGATCTATCTCAACACGGCTCGGCTCATTTTAGATATTCAGTAA
- a CDS encoding sulfotransferase yields the protein MRPDYVLIVGQGRSGTNWLLDLLDLSTQTYCRNEANKLPPSPLTELPSATVRNTLEPEFAQAWDSAIAAAAMRMGDRDRLNLEHKFYIHQPRVPGGLFLLAGRQRRQWLTSLNPEFRQLDWAVPSWLLDLQKLKQALPVFKLNQVPGWASWVLQNRPNVLVIHIVRHPGGFLHSWKSRYSKTQDPEQLKQDNHQRLHRVAEFDTHWRSLLNHIDIMTVDESELWYWRYTSETIDSTGAGRSNYVRVIYEDLVSDPVAVTKLLYQKCQLPWTDEIEQKVVQGSSQSSSIASTWQSKLSADQLDAIKRVVDGSFVCHWWENYDHLRLLSVV from the coding sequence ATGAGACCAGACTATGTCCTGATTGTTGGACAAGGTCGTTCTGGAACAAATTGGTTGCTTGATCTGTTGGATTTAAGTACTCAAACCTATTGCCGGAATGAAGCAAATAAGTTGCCTCCGTCACCATTGACCGAGTTACCATCCGCCACTGTTCGTAACACCTTGGAACCAGAGTTTGCGCAAGCGTGGGATAGTGCCATTGCGGCGGCGGCAATGCGGATGGGCGATCGCGATCGATTGAATTTAGAACATAAATTTTATATCCATCAGCCTCGTGTTCCAGGGGGGCTGTTTTTATTAGCAGGCAGGCAACGACGACAATGGTTAACAAGCCTAAATCCAGAATTTCGGCAATTAGATTGGGCAGTTCCCAGTTGGTTACTAGATTTACAAAAACTAAAGCAGGCACTTCCAGTTTTTAAATTAAATCAAGTTCCAGGTTGGGCAAGTTGGGTATTACAAAACCGACCTAACGTTCTAGTGATTCACATTGTGAGGCATCCTGGCGGATTTTTGCATTCTTGGAAAAGCCGCTATTCTAAAACTCAAGATCCTGAACAGTTAAAACAAGATAATCATCAACGCCTGCACCGGGTTGCAGAATTTGATACCCATTGGCGCTCCTTACTCAATCACATCGACATCATGACCGTTGATGAATCGGAGTTGTGGTACTGGCGATATACTAGCGAAACGATCGATTCAACTGGGGCTGGACGTTCAAATTATGTGCGTGTCATCTACGAAGACTTAGTGAGCGATCCAGTGGCGGTGACAAAGCTACTCTATCAAAAATGTCAATTACCTTGGACAGATGAGATTGAACAAAAGGTGGTGCAAGGGTCATCTCAGTCTAGTTCAATTGCAAGTACCTGGCAAAGTAAGCTAAGCGCTGATCAATTGGACGCAATTAAGCGGGTTGTAGACGGTAGCTTTGTGTGCCATTGGTGGGAAAACTACGACCATCTACGATTGCTATCAGTTGTCTAA
- a CDS encoding AbrB family transcriptional regulator produces the protein MTKKKKNEPLTGDALLAKVKELEHLSKEEKAKECGYYTITKGGVERVNMMKFYNALLEAKEIELDGKQSGNGRGGRSASYRITVQANGNLLIGAAYTKQMDLKPGDEFEISLGRKHIRLRQLDSEEDTD, from the coding sequence ATGACTAAGAAGAAGAAGAATGAACCCCTCACCGGTGATGCGCTTCTAGCTAAAGTGAAGGAGTTAGAGCATCTAAGCAAAGAAGAAAAAGCCAAAGAATGTGGTTACTATACCATCACAAAGGGAGGTGTAGAGCGTGTTAACATGATGAAGTTTTACAATGCCCTTCTCGAAGCGAAGGAAATTGAACTAGATGGTAAACAGTCAGGCAATGGTCGCGGCGGTAGAAGTGCCAGTTATCGGATCACCGTTCAAGCGAACGGCAACTTGTTAATTGGCGCTGCCTACACTAAGCAAATGGACTTGAAACCAGGAGATGAGTTTGAAATTTCCCTAGGGCGTAAGCACATTCGCCTCAGGCAACTGGATTCCGAAGAAGATACCGATTAG
- a CDS encoding succinate--CoA ligase subunit alpha gives MNFSSNSNVLIQGITDPLGRIYAPRMQKYGTRIVAGVDPGQGGQIIQGIAVYDMVEQAIAQVGTIDITVLFVPPYAVLDAALEAITAGIRQLVIITEGVPPLDMVHLLRQAEATETLVIGPNAPGLIIPGQLLLGIHPPLFYQPGSVGIVSRSSTLTYEIAWELTQAGLGQSMVIGIGSDRIVGSSFQQWLQILEEDDRTEVIVLIGEIGGDSEEMAAQYVSEVIDKPVVAYLAGRTAPKGQSMGHAGAIIASLIADMGTDIGTAESKLAAFKQAKIPVVNRPSQVPDWIKKVSNKINKG, from the coding sequence ATGAATTTTTCCTCCAACAGCAACGTGCTGATTCAGGGTATCACCGACCCTTTGGGACGGATCTATGCACCTCGGATGCAGAAGTATGGCACCCGAATTGTGGCAGGGGTAGATCCGGGACAAGGCGGACAAATCATCCAAGGCATTGCAGTCTATGACATGGTAGAGCAAGCCATAGCCCAAGTTGGCACAATCGACATTACTGTTTTGTTCGTTCCGCCTTACGCGGTTTTGGATGCTGCGTTGGAGGCAATAACCGCAGGAATTCGGCAACTGGTTATTATCACCGAAGGAGTGCCTCCCCTCGACATGGTGCATCTGCTGCGACAGGCCGAAGCCACCGAGACATTGGTCATTGGCCCCAATGCCCCTGGACTAATTATTCCAGGTCAATTGTTGCTGGGTATTCATCCCCCCTTGTTCTATCAACCCGGCTCAGTAGGCATTGTCAGCCGCAGCAGCACCTTAACCTATGAAATTGCTTGGGAACTTACGCAAGCGGGGCTGGGGCAATCGATGGTGATTGGCATTGGCAGCGATCGGATTGTAGGATCGTCGTTTCAGCAATGGTTGCAAATTTTAGAAGAAGACGATCGTACAGAAGTCATTGTGTTAATCGGGGAAATTGGCGGTGACAGTGAAGAAATGGCGGCTCAATATGTGTCAGAAGTAATTGACAAACCAGTAGTCGCCTACTTAGCTGGCCGAACCGCCCCCAAAGGCCAATCCATGGGGCATGCTGGAGCGATTATTGCCTCCTTGATTGCCGATATGGGCACCGACATTGGCACCGCCGAAAGCAAATTGGCGGCATTTAAGCAAGCTAAAATTCCTGTGGTTAACCGTCCTTCGCAAGTGCCAGATTGGATAAAAAAGGTGAGCAACAAAATCAATAAAGGCTAA
- a CDS encoding Dps family protein: protein MRTINIGLSEEQRQGVIELLNRDLADAYLLLIKTKKYHWDVVGPQFRSLHELWEEQYQALTENIDSIAERVRALGGYPVGTAEGFLELASIKEHGGDIPMATEMVSRLADDHEQVIRNLREHVDQCSDDFHDEGTADFLTGLMEQHEEMAWMLRSFIEGEDLKADGKLSTGKSKVPVKA, encoded by the coding sequence ATGCGAACCATTAACATTGGTCTTTCCGAAGAACAACGCCAAGGCGTTATTGAATTGCTGAATCGCGACTTGGCAGACGCTTATTTGTTATTGATTAAAACGAAGAAGTATCACTGGGACGTTGTTGGTCCTCAGTTTCGCAGCCTCCACGAGTTGTGGGAGGAACAGTACCAAGCACTCACCGAAAACATCGATAGCATCGCAGAGCGTGTTCGAGCGTTAGGTGGCTACCCGGTAGGAACGGCAGAAGGATTCCTAGAACTAGCCAGCATCAAGGAGCATGGTGGGGATATTCCTATGGCGACCGAGATGGTCTCCCGCTTGGCAGACGATCATGAACAGGTGATCCGCAACTTGCGTGAGCATGTTGATCAGTGCAGCGATGATTTCCATGACGAAGGTACGGCTGATTTCCTCACAGGTTTGATGGAACAGCATGAAGAGATGGCTTGGATGCTTCGTTCTTTCATTGAAGGTGAGGATCTGAAAGCAGATGGGAAACTATCTACTGGCAAGTCCAAAGTACCAGTGAAGGCGTAG
- the rpmA gene encoding 50S ribosomal protein L27: MAHKKGTGSTRNGRDSNAQRLGVKRYGGEVVKAGNILVRQRGTKIHPGNNVGRGSDDTLFALIDGVVTFERKGKGRKKVSVYTVAETA; encoded by the coding sequence ATGGCTCACAAGAAAGGCACGGGTAGCACTCGAAACGGACGGGACTCTAATGCTCAGCGTCTTGGCGTGAAGCGCTATGGCGGTGAGGTTGTAAAAGCAGGCAATATCTTGGTGCGGCAACGCGGTACAAAAATTCATCCAGGTAACAATGTTGGACGCGGCAGTGATGATACCCTATTTGCCCTCATTGATGGCGTTGTCACATTTGAGCGCAAAGGCAAAGGTCGTAAGAAAGTCAGTGTCTATACAGTGGCTGAGACGGCTTAG
- a CDS encoding undecaprenyl-diphosphate phosphatase — protein sequence MTIIQDLFRAIVLGIVQGITEFLPISSTAHLLVFTKAFGWTDLVGQKYFVDAIQFGSVVAVLMYFWSDIRQLLSGGWTALRQQDWKREEWKILVGIAVGTLPALVVGFLVRDVLPESTLVIATMSLVMSLLLAVAELIGTRTRKFDALTIRDGFLVGLGQMIALLPGASRSGSTLTTALFLGLERQTAARFSFLLGIPTLTIATLYQSTKAMGNADNLIVLLVGIVSTFIFSYLSIAWLLRYLQRHSNWIFVWYRLGLAAVLFSALALRQLQ from the coding sequence GTGACTATCATTCAAGACTTATTCCGGGCCATCGTGCTGGGCATTGTCCAGGGAATTACCGAGTTTTTGCCGATCAGCAGTACGGCGCATCTGCTGGTTTTCACAAAAGCCTTCGGTTGGACGGATTTAGTAGGACAAAAATATTTTGTCGATGCCATTCAGTTTGGTAGTGTTGTTGCTGTGCTGATGTATTTCTGGTCTGACATCAGGCAACTGTTGAGCGGTGGTTGGACGGCGTTACGTCAACAAGATTGGAAACGGGAAGAATGGAAAATCTTGGTAGGGATTGCGGTTGGCACGCTTCCGGCGTTAGTCGTTGGTTTTTTGGTGAGGGACGTGCTGCCCGAAAGTACCTTGGTTATTGCCACCATGTCTCTGGTGATGTCTCTGTTGTTAGCAGTGGCTGAACTGATTGGAACGCGCACGCGAAAATTTGATGCGTTGACCATTCGGGATGGGTTTTTGGTGGGCTTGGGGCAAATGATTGCCTTGCTACCGGGTGCATCACGATCGGGATCAACCTTAACCACTGCCTTATTTTTGGGCTTAGAACGTCAAACGGCAGCCCGCTTCTCATTTTTGCTGGGTATTCCTACGTTGACGATTGCGACGCTTTATCAATCTACCAAGGCCATGGGAAATGCAGACAATTTAATTGTGCTGTTGGTTGGCATTGTTTCCACGTTTATTTTTTCCTATCTGTCGATCGCATGGCTATTACGCTATTTACAGCGGCATAGCAACTGGATTTTTGTCTGGTATCGCTTGGGGTTAGCGGCTGTACTGTTTAGCGCCTTGGCGTTGCGTCAGTTGCAGTAG
- the rplU gene encoding 50S ribosomal protein L21, which produces MAYAIIETGGKQLRVEPGRFYDIERLAVEEEDAVTIDRVLFIDNDGESHVGQPLIEGATVEATVLSHLRGRKIIVYKMRPKKKTRKKQGHRQELTRVMINSISVNGNLIAASTASTDSSAPATESVAPTADDEATEE; this is translated from the coding sequence ATGGCATACGCGATTATTGAAACGGGTGGCAAGCAGTTACGAGTTGAACCCGGTCGCTTTTATGATATAGAGCGATTGGCAGTTGAAGAAGAAGATGCTGTGACCATCGATCGGGTCTTATTCATTGACAACGATGGTGAGTCTCACGTGGGTCAACCCTTGATAGAGGGCGCAACCGTGGAAGCAACGGTATTAAGCCACTTGCGAGGACGTAAAATCATCGTCTATAAAATGCGTCCTAAGAAAAAGACCCGCAAGAAGCAAGGCCATCGGCAAGAACTCACTCGAGTGATGATTAACTCTATTTCTGTGAATGGTAATTTGATTGCTGCATCGACTGCATCCACAGACTCTTCTGCCCCTGCTACAGAGTCGGTAGCGCCAACAGCCGACGATGAAGCAACGGAAGAATAG